From a region of the Cryptococcus depauperatus CBS 7841 chromosome 6, complete sequence genome:
- a CDS encoding ribosomal protein S8.e: protein MGITRDSRHKRAASGARRAHYRKKRKFELGRQPAMTKLDSSKRIHEVRTRGGNTKYRALRLDSGNFAWGSEAVTRKTRLIQVRYNATNNELLRTQTLVKGAVVDIDATPFRQWYESHYAQPAFRGAKSTDTDADKKQSNHVKRILEERKKTAKLDPLLEQQFKAGRILAVISSRPGQSGRADGYILEGKELEFYHHKLQLRKAKHAA from the exons ATGGGTATCACTCGTGACTCGCGCCACAAGCGTGCCGCTTCTGGTGCTCGACGTGCTCACTA ccgaaagaagagaaagtttGAGCTCGGTCGACAGCCCGCCATGACCAAGCTCGACTCTTCTAAGCGTATCCACGAGGTTCGAACTCGGGGTGGAAACACCAAATACAGGGCTCTCCGACTCGACTCTGGCAACTTTGCTTGGGGTTCCGAAGCTGTTACCAGGAAAACTAGGTTGATCCAGGTT CGATACAATGCCACCAACAACGAGCTCCTCCGAACCCAAACTCTTGTCAAAGGTGCAGTTGTCGACATTGACGCTACTCCTTTCCGTCAGTGGTACGAGTCTCAC TACGCTCAACCTGCTTTCCGAGGTGCCAAGTCCACCGATACCGATGCCGACAAGAAGCAGTCTAACCACGTGAAACGTATCCTTGAAGAGCGCAAGAAAACTGCCAAGCTCgatcctcttcttgagcagCAGTTCAAGGCTGGCCGAATCCTCGCTGTTATCTCTTCCAGACCTGGACAGAGTGGACGAGCTGATGGTTACATTTTGGAAGGCAAGGAGTTGGAA TTTTACCACCACAAGCTCCAGCTCCGAAAGGCCAAACATGCCGCCTAA